The proteins below are encoded in one region of Apostichopus japonicus isolate 1M-3 chromosome 4, ASM3797524v1, whole genome shotgun sequence:
- the LOC139966959 gene encoding alpha-(1,3)-fucosyltransferase 7-like isoform X2, with product MAKSSSRFSVMNRLHTCYLYEFLVAVTVITLGFQIIGMMDTMKVKTQTSHIEHNEVGHLSPEERWGSDRRDFDDLLTHTQAANISRAVSRTYFCNNESTGSFNILVFGGIKVIRQWQELNVLVNNFKAVDKTSHSLHVTCPYLRTTPDVVLDEGGTDIPCESNVRVVLSSNMNELTGKDIIVLGMSPYSLKIKTKVMRSKTSTNQLFVFYGVETPLRMREWIPDIGRQPVHAVWSYLESSDTVIPYGRYRKFPDGKSKRIAMETITGNKSKLIAWMGSNCVKQVFWPRMGLIYELQKYIQVDTYGKCGNLSCLPRMSEKCQHLMGEYKFYLSLENAECSDYMTEKFWDTGLIQGAVPVVYGAKKEDYERLAPPRSFIHVSDFESIESLANYLLLLDRNDILYQKYFEWRKHGEIEMVFPPLVPSSFCDVIKQYHLLKRGLLTAKELSETTWYQGCRLEAASVHHEHDFETWRPWK from the exons ATGGCAAAATCTTCATCTAGATTTTCTGTG ATGAACAGACTTCATACCTGTTACTTGTACGAGTTCCTAGTGGCTGTGACAGTCATAACTTTGGGGTTTCAAATAATTGGAATGATGGACACAATGAAGGTAAAGACACAGACAAGTCACATAGAACACAATGAAGTTGGACACTTGTCACCGGAAGAACGTTGGGGCTCTGATAGAAGAGATTTTGATGACTTGCTCACACACACTCAGGCTGCCAATATCAGCAGAGCAGTTTCCCGGACGTACTTTTGTAATAATGAAAGTACTGGATCTTTTAACATATTAGTCTTTGGTGGGATAAAAGTCATAAGACAATGGCAAGAATTGAACGTTTTAGTTAATAATTTTAAAGCAGTGGATAAGACATCGCATTCTTTACATGTGACATGTCCTTATCTGAGAACAACACCTGATGTCGTTTTAGATGAAGGGGGCACAGACATACCATGTGAAAGTAATGTCCGTGTTGTGCTATCttccaatatgaatgaattaacCGGAAAAGATATTATCGTACTCGGTATGTCACCTTACTCTCTTAAAATTAAAACCAAGGTCATGCGTTCCAAAACTTCAACCAATCAACTCTTTGTTTTTTATGGCGTCGAGACGCCTTTGCGCATGCGGGAGTGGATACCAGACATCGGCCGTCAACCTGTGCATGCGGTATGGTCCTATCTTGAATCCTCAGACACAGTGATACCTTATGGCAGATACAGGAAGTTTCCAGATGGAAAATCCAAAAGAATTGCCATGGAAACCATAACAGGAAACAAGAGTAAATTGATAGCTTGGATGGGTAGCAACTGCGTGAAACAGGTCTTCTGGCCACGAATGGGACTTATTTACGAATTACAGAAATACATACAAGTGGACACGTACGGGAAGTGTGGAAATTTAAGTTGCCTGCCGAGAATGTCAGAGAAATGCCAGCATCTCATGGGGGAATACAAATTTTATCTATCTTTAGAAAATGCTGAATGTAGTGATTATATGACAGAGAAATTCTGGGACACAGGGTTGATCCAGGGAGCGGTACCCGTGGTTTACGGTGCGAAGAAAGAGGACTACGAGAGATTAGCACCGCCTCGGTCGTTCATACACGTCTCCGATTTTGAGTCCATAGAATCTCTCGCAAATTATTTACTTCTGTTAGACAGGAACGACATTCTCTATCAGAAATATTTTGAATGGAGAAAACATGGCGAGATAGAGATGGTCTTTCCTCCCCTCGTTCCGTCttctttctgtgacgtcatcaagcaATATCATCTGTTAAAAAGAGGTCTGCTTACGGCAAAGGAACTTTCGGAAACGACCTGGTATCAAGGTTGTAGATTAGAAGCTGCGAGTGTCCACCACGAACATGATTTCGAAACTTGGCGACCGTGGAAGTAA
- the LOC139966959 gene encoding alpha-(1,3)-fucosyltransferase 7-like isoform X1 — MKPLSLLRGYITRPLSHVCRKMNRLHTCYLYEFLVAVTVITLGFQIIGMMDTMKVKTQTSHIEHNEVGHLSPEERWGSDRRDFDDLLTHTQAANISRAVSRTYFCNNESTGSFNILVFGGIKVIRQWQELNVLVNNFKAVDKTSHSLHVTCPYLRTTPDVVLDEGGTDIPCESNVRVVLSSNMNELTGKDIIVLGMSPYSLKIKTKVMRSKTSTNQLFVFYGVETPLRMREWIPDIGRQPVHAVWSYLESSDTVIPYGRYRKFPDGKSKRIAMETITGNKSKLIAWMGSNCVKQVFWPRMGLIYELQKYIQVDTYGKCGNLSCLPRMSEKCQHLMGEYKFYLSLENAECSDYMTEKFWDTGLIQGAVPVVYGAKKEDYERLAPPRSFIHVSDFESIESLANYLLLLDRNDILYQKYFEWRKHGEIEMVFPPLVPSSFCDVIKQYHLLKRGLLTAKELSETTWYQGCRLEAASVHHEHDFETWRPWK; from the exons ATGAAACCCTTGTCGCTTTTGCGGGGATATATTACAAGACCGTTATCACATGTTTGTAGAAAA ATGAACAGACTTCATACCTGTTACTTGTACGAGTTCCTAGTGGCTGTGACAGTCATAACTTTGGGGTTTCAAATAATTGGAATGATGGACACAATGAAGGTAAAGACACAGACAAGTCACATAGAACACAATGAAGTTGGACACTTGTCACCGGAAGAACGTTGGGGCTCTGATAGAAGAGATTTTGATGACTTGCTCACACACACTCAGGCTGCCAATATCAGCAGAGCAGTTTCCCGGACGTACTTTTGTAATAATGAAAGTACTGGATCTTTTAACATATTAGTCTTTGGTGGGATAAAAGTCATAAGACAATGGCAAGAATTGAACGTTTTAGTTAATAATTTTAAAGCAGTGGATAAGACATCGCATTCTTTACATGTGACATGTCCTTATCTGAGAACAACACCTGATGTCGTTTTAGATGAAGGGGGCACAGACATACCATGTGAAAGTAATGTCCGTGTTGTGCTATCttccaatatgaatgaattaacCGGAAAAGATATTATCGTACTCGGTATGTCACCTTACTCTCTTAAAATTAAAACCAAGGTCATGCGTTCCAAAACTTCAACCAATCAACTCTTTGTTTTTTATGGCGTCGAGACGCCTTTGCGCATGCGGGAGTGGATACCAGACATCGGCCGTCAACCTGTGCATGCGGTATGGTCCTATCTTGAATCCTCAGACACAGTGATACCTTATGGCAGATACAGGAAGTTTCCAGATGGAAAATCCAAAAGAATTGCCATGGAAACCATAACAGGAAACAAGAGTAAATTGATAGCTTGGATGGGTAGCAACTGCGTGAAACAGGTCTTCTGGCCACGAATGGGACTTATTTACGAATTACAGAAATACATACAAGTGGACACGTACGGGAAGTGTGGAAATTTAAGTTGCCTGCCGAGAATGTCAGAGAAATGCCAGCATCTCATGGGGGAATACAAATTTTATCTATCTTTAGAAAATGCTGAATGTAGTGATTATATGACAGAGAAATTCTGGGACACAGGGTTGATCCAGGGAGCGGTACCCGTGGTTTACGGTGCGAAGAAAGAGGACTACGAGAGATTAGCACCGCCTCGGTCGTTCATACACGTCTCCGATTTTGAGTCCATAGAATCTCTCGCAAATTATTTACTTCTGTTAGACAGGAACGACATTCTCTATCAGAAATATTTTGAATGGAGAAAACATGGCGAGATAGAGATGGTCTTTCCTCCCCTCGTTCCGTCttctttctgtgacgtcatcaagcaATATCATCTGTTAAAAAGAGGTCTGCTTACGGCAAAGGAACTTTCGGAAACGACCTGGTATCAAGGTTGTAGATTAGAAGCTGCGAGTGTCCACCACGAACATGATTTCGAAACTTGGCGACCGTGGAAGTAA